TGAACCACTGTATGTCATCGATGGATTTCCAGTCTACAACCAGACAGAAAGCACTGGTGTGGGAAGCGGCACCCCCGTCAATCCGCTGGCCAGCATAAATCCGGCAGATATAGAAAGCATTGAGGTCCTAAAGGATGCGGCTGCAACAGCAATATATGGATCTCGTGGGGCAAATGGCGTTATCTTGGTCACAACTAAAAAAGGTAAGGCCGGCCATGTACAATTGAACTATGACGGAAGTATAGGCGTACAGCGTGTTCTCAAGAACATTGATGTCTTGAATGCCCATGATTTTGCCATCCTTCGCAACGAAGCTTTATATGATGCTAATCCCAGCTTAGGTCCATACCAATATCGTAAACAGGCAGAGATAGATCAATTGGGCGAAGGAACAAATTGGCAAAAAGAAGCTTTTCGGACAGGTAACATACAAAATCATCAACTTGCACTGTCTGGCGGTGCTGAAAAAGTACAGTATTTTCTCGGTGCCAATTATTTTGATCAACAGGGTGTTATCGCAAATACAGATTTCAAACGCTTGGGGTTCCGTTCCAATATCAATGCAAATCCTTTTGACCGTTTGCAGGTAGGAGCCAATGTATCTATCAATAAAACCAATGCACAGATTGCCCCAACAGGTATTGTCAATGCCTTGCTCATTATGCCACCCACAGCAACAATCTACGAGCCAAATGGTGGGTATACGTTACGCAATCCATTTGAAAATATTTTTGCAAACCCCATTGCGACATTGAAAGAAACCACAAATACATCAAATAGTTTACGCATTCTGGGTACTACCTTTGCGCAGTATCGTATATTAGAGGGGCTACAAGCTAAAGTGCTTTTTGGGGTTGATCTCAACAACCGCGATGATAAATTCTATCTACCATCCTACATCTATGAAGGGAGCGGATCCAAAGGAGAGGCAAGTCTAGGAAATTTAGATGGAACATCCTGGTTGAATGAAAATACCTTAACCTATACCGGCGCTATCGGACAGCATAATTTTAATGCTTTGCTTGGTTTTACACAGCAGGAAAATAAAAATGAAGTATTTAGGGCTGGAGCACAGAATTTTGTTACAGACGATTTGCTTTTCAATAGCCTACAAAGTGGTTCCACCATTATACGCCCTTCTTCGGATACCTACAATTGGGTGCTACATTCGTACCTGGTGCGGGTTAATTATAATTATGCCAATAAATACTATGCATCAGCGAGCATACGTCGCGATGGAAGTTCCAGATTTGGTGCCGACAATAAATGGGGTAATTTCCCCTCATTGGCATTCTCCTGGCGTGTAGCGAATGAGCCTTTTTTTAAGCAAACTTTTCCCGGCGTCAGTGATTTTAAGATACGCACCAGTTTCGGTACCACAGGAAATCAGGAGATCGGTCAATATCAGTCACTTTCAACCCTGTATAGTTTAAATTACCTCTTTGGAAATAACCTGGCCACAGGCTTTGCCTCGCAACGGATACCCAATAAAAACCTGGGCTGGGAGACGACCTTTCAATATGACGCTGGTTTTGACCTTGCTGTCCTGAACAATAGACTACAGTTTACGATTGATTATTATTACAAAAAGACAAAGGATCTATTACTAAATGTGGAGATCCCCTGGACTTCGGGTTATGCCACCTCATTGCAAAACTTTGGTTCAGTTTCCAATAAAGGCGTGGAGTTTGGTTTGAAATCAAAAAATTTACAAGGTAATCTGAGCTGGAATACCGACCTGAATATTTCGTTTAACCGCAATAAAATACTAACTATCGGTGAAGGTGCGGTATCCTATATCTCAGGAAACTATATTATTAAAGTCGGCGAGCCCCTGGGTACTTTTTATGGTACCGTTACCGACGGTATTCT
The window above is part of the Sphingobacterium sp. ML3W genome. Proteins encoded here:
- a CDS encoding TonB-dependent receptor; the protein is MKNFSVLSYAILVVLFLYTFVSAKAQQPQPIINASLIGTVIDATTKEPIEGVTIQLEAVTHNVKTDQKGKFQFVTGQKLPFTLILTFVGYQKKRIIVNTSPAIIELVPSSEDLEEVVVVGYGTQKRRDLTGAVASLPENLLRQPVSSLDQTLKGGVSGVQVTQTSGQPGGGVSIRIRGGASIQGGNEPLYVIDGFPVYNQTESTGVGSGTPVNPLASINPADIESIEVLKDAAATAIYGSRGANGVILVTTKKGKAGHVQLNYDGSIGVQRVLKNIDVLNAHDFAILRNEALYDANPSLGPYQYRKQAEIDQLGEGTNWQKEAFRTGNIQNHQLALSGGAEKVQYFLGANYFDQQGVIANTDFKRLGFRSNINANPFDRLQVGANVSINKTNAQIAPTGIVNALLIMPPTATIYEPNGGYTLRNPFENIFANPIATLKETTNTSNSLRILGTTFAQYRILEGLQAKVLFGVDLNNRDDKFYLPSYIYEGSGSKGEASLGNLDGTSWLNENTLTYTGAIGQHNFNALLGFTQQENKNEVFRAGAQNFVTDDLLFNSLQSGSTIIRPSSDTYNWVLHSYLVRVNYNYANKYYASASIRRDGSSRFGADNKWGNFPSLAFSWRVANEPFFKQTFPGVSDFKIRTSFGTTGNQEIGQYQSLSTLYSLNYLFGNNLATGFASQRIPNKNLGWETTFQYDAGFDLAVLNNRLQFTIDYYYKKTKDLLLNVEIPWTSGYATSLQNFGSVSNKGVEFGLKSKNLQGNLSWNTDLNISFNRNKILTIGEGAVSYISGNYIIKVGEPLGTFYGTVTDGILQLGEESSKGALTGNANPKAGDRLYKDINGDGQFTTANDRTLIGNAQPDFIFGISNTFSYKGFDLSFLIQGTVGNDLLNINRQNLEMFTGQQNASIDALDRWTAGNPSQLYPRAKLDPAPIFSDQFVESGSFARLKSLQLGYSFPKEWSKNAHITNLNLYLAAQNLLTWTSYKGFDPEVTSGSNVQIGTDAGIYPAAKSVSLGVSLTF